One segment of Thermosynechococcus sp. HN-54 DNA contains the following:
- the psbA gene encoding photosystem II q(b) protein, protein MTTVLQRREQLNLWEQFCSWVTSTNNRLYVGWFGVLMIPTLLAATICFVIAFIAAPPVDIDGIREPVAGSLIYGNNIITGAVVPSSNAIGLHFYPIWEAASLDEWLYNGGPYQLIIFHFLIGVFCYMGREWELSYRLGMRPWICVAYSAPVAAATAVFLIYPIGQGSFSDGMPLGISGTFNFMLVFQAEHNILMHPFHQLGVAGVFGGALFSAMHGSLVTSSLIRETTETESQNYGYKFGQEEETYNIVAAHGYFGRLIFQYASFNNSRALHFFLAAWPVIGIWFTALGISTMAFNLNGFNFNHSVVDAQGNVINTWADIINRANLGMEVMHERNAHNFPLDLASAESAPVAMIAPSING, encoded by the coding sequence ATGACGACTGTTTTACAACGTCGCGAGCAACTGAACCTGTGGGAGCAATTTTGTAGCTGGGTCACCAGCACCAACAACCGCCTCTATGTGGGCTGGTTCGGCGTGTTGATGATCCCCACTCTGCTCGCTGCCACCATCTGCTTCGTGATTGCTTTCATCGCTGCTCCCCCTGTGGACATCGATGGCATCCGTGAGCCTGTCGCTGGCTCCTTGATCTATGGCAACAACATCATCACTGGTGCGGTTGTCCCCTCCAGCAACGCCATTGGCTTGCACTTCTACCCCATTTGGGAAGCTGCTTCCCTCGATGAGTGGCTCTACAACGGTGGCCCTTACCAGCTGATCATCTTCCACTTCTTGATCGGTGTCTTCTGCTACATGGGTCGTGAGTGGGAACTCAGCTACCGCCTCGGTATGCGTCCTTGGATTTGCGTCGCCTACTCTGCTCCTGTGGCTGCTGCTACCGCTGTGTTCTTGATCTACCCCATTGGTCAAGGCAGCTTTTCTGACGGGATGCCCCTCGGTATCTCTGGCACCTTCAACTTCATGCTTGTGTTCCAAGCGGAGCACAACATCCTCATGCACCCCTTCCACCAACTGGGTGTGGCCGGTGTCTTTGGTGGTGCTCTGTTCTCGGCCATGCACGGTTCTCTGGTGACCTCCAGCTTGATCCGTGAAACCACCGAAACCGAGTCTCAAAACTACGGTTACAAATTCGGTCAAGAGGAAGAGACCTACAACATCGTGGCGGCCCACGGTTACTTTGGTCGCTTGATCTTCCAATACGCCAGCTTCAACAACAGCCGTGCCCTGCACTTTTTCCTCGCCGCTTGGCCCGTGATCGGTATCTGGTTCACCGCTCTGGGTATCAGCACGATGGCCTTCAACCTCAACGGTTTCAACTTTAACCACTCCGTTGTGGATGCTCAAGGCAACGTGATCAACACCTGGGCGGACATCATCAACCGTGCCAACTTGGGTATGGAAGTGATGCACGAGCGCAATGCTCACAACTTCCCCCTCGACTTGGCTAGCGCTGAGTCTGCTCCTGTGGCCATGATTGCTCCTAGCATCAACGGCTAA
- a CDS encoding Gldg family protein, whose protein sequence is MKRFALGSPEGFSTLLLWAAPLLIVAGLSAGIVTNRWNWLPLGLLALGGVALLLWLIQQSRVSTGFWGRRSTQTSTNAILTVIAVIALLGIVNFLADRYSVEIDLTENRAFTLAAETRDVLQTLDQPVRVLVFDANAASRDRLLLEQYRRQANHQFSFEFIDPQAEPALAKKYNVTQVGQVIVVAGKKTQRIDEELSESNLTPALIRVTSDRTIRAYFTTGHNELLLTGGSASLSEVAKLLEQRDVELLPLNLLEKGKIPEDTNVIVVAGPRQPFLRLEQDLLKDYLNRGGSLLLMLDVDVNAGLDDLLKNWGLTLDNRWVIDGSGVGQQVGLGPDTIIVTTYGNHPITQRFAQGPSVFPRAQAIRIDPVKDDDIVEIALSGPQTWAKTDWQSGNLEFTEGVDTKGPLPIGVAITRQLSENPPKEARLVVFGDSEFATDGVIAYQGINSDLFVNSVLWLGDRDQKALSIRPRETTNRRLQLNVTTSRWLEIISVFLLPLVGFGAAVFVWWRRR, encoded by the coding sequence ATGAAACGCTTTGCCCTAGGCTCGCCTGAAGGATTCTCCACGCTATTGCTCTGGGCAGCTCCACTCCTAATTGTTGCCGGCTTGAGTGCTGGCATCGTCACCAATCGCTGGAATTGGCTGCCCTTGGGACTCTTGGCCTTGGGGGGAGTTGCGCTACTGCTGTGGCTGATTCAACAAAGTCGTGTTTCTACAGGTTTTTGGGGGCGGCGCTCCACTCAAACCAGTACGAATGCCATCCTTACGGTAATTGCCGTGATTGCCCTATTGGGCATCGTTAACTTTTTGGCCGATCGCTACAGTGTTGAGATTGATCTCACCGAAAACCGTGCCTTTACCCTAGCGGCAGAAACCCGTGATGTCCTGCAAACTCTGGATCAGCCGGTGCGGGTATTGGTGTTTGATGCCAATGCCGCCAGTCGCGATCGCCTGCTGTTGGAACAGTACCGCCGTCAGGCCAATCACCAGTTTTCATTTGAGTTCATTGACCCCCAAGCTGAACCAGCCCTTGCCAAAAAGTACAACGTGACTCAAGTGGGGCAAGTGATTGTTGTGGCGGGCAAGAAAACGCAGCGCATTGATGAAGAGCTTTCTGAAAGTAATCTCACGCCAGCCCTGATTCGGGTGACGAGCGATCGCACGATCCGTGCCTATTTCACCACAGGACACAATGAACTCCTCCTTACAGGTGGCTCCGCCAGTCTCAGTGAAGTGGCTAAACTCCTCGAGCAGCGAGATGTGGAACTCCTGCCCCTCAATTTGCTGGAGAAGGGGAAAATTCCCGAAGATACCAATGTCATTGTTGTTGCTGGACCCCGGCAGCCCTTTTTGCGTCTGGAGCAGGATCTGCTCAAGGACTACCTGAATCGTGGTGGTAGTCTGCTGCTGATGCTTGATGTCGATGTCAATGCGGGTCTGGATGATTTACTGAAAAACTGGGGACTCACGCTCGATAATCGCTGGGTCATTGATGGCTCTGGTGTGGGTCAACAGGTGGGACTCGGTCCCGACACGATTATTGTCACCACCTATGGTAATCACCCCATTACTCAACGCTTTGCCCAAGGTCCGAGTGTCTTTCCCCGCGCGCAAGCCATTCGCATTGATCCTGTGAAGGATGATGACATTGTCGAGATTGCCCTCTCGGGCCCGCAAACTTGGGCGAAAACCGACTGGCAGTCGGGCAACCTTGAATTCACTGAAGGCGTAGATACCAAAGGCCCGCTGCCGATTGGCGTGGCGATTACCCGTCAGCTGAGTGAAAATCCGCCCAAGGAAGCCCGTTTGGTGGTCTTTGGGGACTCCGAGTTTGCCACCGATGGCGTGATTGCCTATCAAGGGATTAATAGTGATCTCTTTGTGAATTCCGTGTTGTGGTTGGGCGATCGCGACCAAAAGGCACTTTCCATTCGTCCTCGCGAAACCACCAATCGTCGCCTGCAACTCAATGTCACCACCAGTCGCTGGCTAGAGATTATCAGTGTGTTCCTATTACCCCTTGTGGGCTTTGGTGCAGCCGTTTTTGTCTGGTGGCGGCGCCGCTAA
- a CDS encoding transposase — MKNYAKTRLQLAKTHYRIACIRNDALHKLTSYLVKNHGRVVIEGLNVGGMLKNPRLARTIADIRLYEIRRQLTYKCELYGSELVVVDRWYPKGGLRVMGRRSRKLVRVVCHSVSPVGLRQQVPVLNSNVQPFGSGLGS, encoded by the coding sequence ATAAAAAATTATGCCAAGACCCGACTCCAGCTGGCCAAGACGCACTACCGTATTGCTTGCATCCGCAATGACGCTCTTCACAAACTCACAAGCTATCTGGTCAAGAACCACGGCAGGGTCGTGATTGAGGGCTTGAATGTAGGCGGCATGCTGAAGAATCCTCGTCTCGCCCGCACGATTGCCGATATTAGGTTGTACGAGATCAGGCGGCAACTGACCTACAAATGTGAGTTGTACGGTAGTGAGTTGGTGGTGGTTGATCGCTGGTATCCGAAGGGCGGTTTACGAGTTATGGGCAGAAGAAGCAGGAAGCTGGTGCGAGTGGTTTGCCACTCGGTAAGTCCAGTAGGCTTGCGTCAGCAAGTTCCAGTACTGAACAGTAATGTTCAGCCTTTTGGAAGCGGTCTAGGAAGCTGA
- a CDS encoding transposase, translated as MARHAYNWALALCQSILEHNQQAAPTEKRQFPSAIDLHKKLVAEVKSANPWYYDASKCAPQQALRNLYLEGNIRISGNRIKLPIFGWVKCYEPLPAVCPKNVVISCRAHRWFIAFRYTIEPQSTPKKTPVVGVDVGSRKLAVLSTGERLENPKAFARYQKRLRRLQRKLARQTKGGKNKKLCQDPTPAGQDALPYCLHPQ; from the coding sequence ATGGCTCGTCATGCCTACAACTGGGCACTCGCCCTGTGTCAGTCCATCCTAGAACACAACCAACAAGCAGCCCCAACCGAAAAGCGCCAGTTTCCCTCGGCTATTGACTTGCATAAGAAACTCGTTGCCGAGGTGAAATCGGCAAATCCTTGGTACTACGATGCTTCCAAATGTGCCCCACAACAAGCCCTGCGCAACCTCTACCTAGAAGGCAACATCCGCATCAGCGGCAATCGCATCAAGCTGCCCATTTTCGGCTGGGTGAAGTGCTACGAACCTCTGCCTGCGGTCTGCCCCAAGAATGTCGTCATCAGCTGCCGCGCCCATCGCTGGTTCATTGCCTTTCGTTACACCATTGAACCACAGTCCACCCCCAAGAAAACCCCCGTTGTGGGCGTAGATGTCGGCAGTCGCAAGTTGGCAGTATTGTCCACAGGGGAGCGGCTTGAGAATCCCAAAGCCTTTGCCCGCTATCAGAAACGCTTGCGCCGTCTTCAGCGGAAGCTGGCTCGTCAAACCAAAGGAGGAAAAAATAAAAAATTATGCCAAGACCCGACTCCAGCTGGCCAAGACGCACTACCGTATTGCTTGCATCCGCAATGA
- a CDS encoding chloride channel protein, whose protein sequence is MATAFYLGLKLGFALLWGTDPSQVSISTWAHLYPYIPLVTAFGGLLVGLSVKFLGATGGLADAIAELHHEGRLSYRFLPGMALASGLSLLFGSSAGPESPMIDINGGLGSWFAERLHLPPESTRILTLCGMAAGMGVFFESPIGATLFVLEVPHRRSVEFYEAIIPALISAAAGFTLFRVITGTSIGGIYTFPAYDTLRPEDTGFAVLLGIIGAAVGTLFIFLDRHIQRWLTPYRQYPLVLIVAVGFLIGLIALIHPITLFYGERQIEQVIQVVNRYSIGILLSVAFFKLVALSLCLRGGFRGGVVFPLFFVGACVGMAVHQALPNTPLSVALAGMMAAITVAVTKTPLGLAVILTVISHTSMLPLITIATLTSYLLTLPIAWIPSQRSREDAPDP, encoded by the coding sequence GTGGCCACAGCTTTTTATCTCGGTCTTAAGCTGGGGTTTGCCCTGTTGTGGGGGACTGATCCTAGCCAAGTGAGCATCAGTACGTGGGCGCACCTCTATCCTTACATTCCGCTTGTCACGGCCTTTGGCGGTTTGTTGGTGGGTTTATCGGTCAAATTCTTGGGGGCAACGGGGGGACTCGCAGATGCGATCGCAGAGTTACACCATGAGGGTCGGTTAAGTTATCGCTTTCTACCGGGTATGGCACTGGCTTCTGGCCTATCCTTGCTCTTTGGCAGTAGTGCTGGTCCTGAAAGTCCAATGATTGATATCAATGGTGGCTTAGGCAGTTGGTTCGCGGAGCGTTTACATCTACCTCCAGAGAGCACCCGTATTCTCACCCTCTGTGGCATGGCAGCGGGCATGGGGGTGTTTTTTGAGTCGCCCATTGGCGCCACGCTGTTTGTTTTGGAAGTTCCCCATCGCCGTAGTGTTGAATTTTATGAGGCGATCATTCCAGCCCTGATTTCTGCTGCTGCTGGGTTTACACTCTTTCGAGTCATCACGGGAACGAGCATTGGTGGGATATATACCTTCCCTGCCTACGACACGCTGCGTCCTGAGGATACTGGCTTTGCAGTGCTGCTCGGCATTATTGGTGCGGCGGTGGGAACGCTCTTTATCTTTTTAGATCGGCACATTCAACGCTGGCTGACCCCCTATCGGCAGTATCCTCTTGTCTTAATTGTGGCGGTGGGTTTTCTGATTGGCTTAATTGCCCTGATTCACCCGATCACTCTCTTCTACGGTGAGCGGCAAATCGAACAAGTAATCCAAGTGGTCAACCGCTATAGCATTGGCATTTTGCTGAGTGTTGCCTTCTTTAAGCTGGTTGCCCTGAGTCTCTGTCTGCGGGGGGGCTTTCGTGGGGGGGTGGTCTTTCCCCTATTTTTCGTAGGCGCCTGTGTAGGGATGGCTGTGCACCAAGCACTCCCGAATACACCCTTGAGTGTGGCCTTGGCTGGCATGATGGCGGCAATCACGGTGGCGGTGACCAAAACGCCTTTGGGGCTGGCGGTGATTCTGACGGTGATTTCCCATACGTCAATGCTGCCCTTGATTACAATCGCGACCTTAACCAGTTATCTACTGACCTTGCCCATTGCTTGGATCCCCAGCCAGCGATCGCGCGAGGACGCCCCTGATCCCTGA